Proteins encoded in a region of the Candidatus Margulisiibacteriota bacterium genome:
- the rpsU gene encoding 30S ribosomal protein S21 — translation MPKIEIRKGEELEKALRKFKMKLRHEGTLDEMKKREFYEKPSQRRRREEEEAKRREVKRRRDSD, via the coding sequence ATGCCAAAAATTGAGATCCGCAAGGGAGAAGAACTCGAAAAGGCCCTGCGCAAATTCAAAATGAAATTGCGCCATGAAGGGACCTTGGACGAGATGAAGAAGCGGGAGTTTTACGAAAAGCCTTCGCAACGGCGGAGGAGAGAGGAAGAGGAGGCCAAACGGCGGGAAGTTAAACGACGCCGAGATTCTGACTAG